A genomic segment from Parus major isolate Abel chromosome 21, Parus_major1.1, whole genome shotgun sequence encodes:
- the FAAP20 gene encoding Fanconi anemia core complex-associated protein 20 isoform X3, producing MPNFPEFLEKEQQERSLEHHEVSTVRIKDIQWVSFPSFHKEKCLNPKDLSSQQPTQSQNNEHKGQDQSSTAGKTCRGTSTDQVKTVSGADTKGVLELYVSPKSCKFPGHSSSAQPLALLQSPAEALSPQQHRTGTVQNSRADRKEKGEEKTQIQTHQGDLPVGEATEVPAEKPRLGSTQGAESREEKMENQSEASSALDSCPMCLMQFSGRSSNPASSVGCHFPCCWEAEQGDKGMATLISTQFWLFCPET from the exons ATGCCCAACTTTCCAGAGTTCTTGGAAAAG GAACAACAGGAAAGGAGTCTGGAACACCATGAAGTCTCTACAGTCAGAATAAAAGACATTCAGTGGGTATCATTCCCAtcttttcacaaagaaaaatgtctgaacCCCAAGGATCTGAGCTCTCAGCAGCCAACACAGAGTCAGAACAATGAACATAAAGGACAGGACCAATCATCCACAGCTGGGAAAACCTGCAGGGGAACCAGTACAGATCAAGTCAAAACTGTGTCTGGGGCAGACACAAAAGGTGTTTTAGAGCTGTATGTGAGTCCCAAGTCATGTAAattccctgggcacagcagctcagcacagcccttggCCTTGCTACAAAGCCCTGCAGAAGCTCTGAGCCCTCAGCAGCACCGCACAGGGACTGTACAGAACAGTAGGgcagacaggaaagaaaagggtgAGGAAAAGACTCAAATCCAAACACATCAGGGGGATCTTCCAGTGGGGGAGGCCACAGAGGTGCCTGCTGAGAAGCCTCGGCTGGGGAGCACTCAGGGGGCTGAGAGCCGTGAGGAGAAGATGGAAAACCAGAGTGAAGCATCTTCAGCTCTTGACAGTTGTCCAATGTGTCTGATGCAGTTTAGTGGAAG GTCCTCTAACCCTGCAAGCTCTGTTGGGTGCCACTTTCCCTGTTGTTGGGAGGCTGAACAGGGAGACAAAGGAATGGCTACATTAATATCTACACAATTTTGGTTATTCTGTCCAGAGACTTAG
- the FAAP20 gene encoding Fanconi anemia core complex-associated protein 20 isoform X2: MCEEGAAKLRLKPRTAPSARGRDCSPGPEPPPRTQALTDRCSWFEKEDLNECEKTWLLLLKHISQDSHCTNWDTMPNFPEFLEKEQQERSLEHHEVSTVRIKDIQWVSFPSFHKEKCLNPKDLSSQQPTQSQNNEHKGQDQSSTAGKTCRGTSTDQVKTVSGADTKGVLELYVSPKSCKFPGHSSSAQPLALLQSPAEALSPQQHRTGTVQNSRADRKEKGEEKTQIQTHQGDLPVGEATEVPAEKPRLGSTQGAESREEKMENQSEASSALDSCPMCLMQFSGRLSQLDIDGHLARCLSESADDVTW, translated from the exons ATGTGTGAGGAAGGAGCCGCCAAGCTGCGCCTGAAGCCCCGGACGGCGCCGTCCGCCCGTGGCCGGGACTGCAGCCCCGGCCCTGAGCCCCCGCCGCGGACCCA GGCATTGACTGACAGATGTTCCTGGTTTGAAAAGGAAGACTTAAATGAGTGTGAAAAAACCTGGCTTTTGCTACTGAAACACATCAGTCAAGATTCGCACTGCACAAACTGGGACACAATGCCCAACTTTCCAGAGTTCTTGGAAAAG GAACAACAGGAAAGGAGTCTGGAACACCATGAAGTCTCTACAGTCAGAATAAAAGACATTCAGTGGGTATCATTCCCAtcttttcacaaagaaaaatgtctgaacCCCAAGGATCTGAGCTCTCAGCAGCCAACACAGAGTCAGAACAATGAACATAAAGGACAGGACCAATCATCCACAGCTGGGAAAACCTGCAGGGGAACCAGTACAGATCAAGTCAAAACTGTGTCTGGGGCAGACACAAAAGGTGTTTTAGAGCTGTATGTGAGTCCCAAGTCATGTAAattccctgggcacagcagctcagcacagcccttggCCTTGCTACAAAGCCCTGCAGAAGCTCTGAGCCCTCAGCAGCACCGCACAGGGACTGTACAGAACAGTAGGgcagacaggaaagaaaagggtgAGGAAAAGACTCAAATCCAAACACATCAGGGGGATCTTCCAGTGGGGGAGGCCACAGAGGTGCCTGCTGAGAAGCCTCGGCTGGGGAGCACTCAGGGGGCTGAGAGCCGTGAGGAGAAGATGGAAAACCAGAGTGAAGCATCTTCAGCTCTTGACAGTTGTCCAATGTGTCTGATGCAGTTTAGTGGAAG ACTCTCTCAGCTGGACATCGATGGCCACCTTGCCAGGTGCTTGTCTGAAAGTGCAGATGATGTCACGTGGTAA
- the FAAP20 gene encoding Fanconi anemia core complex-associated protein 20 isoform X1, producing MCEEGAAKLRLKPRTAPSARGRDCSPGPEPPPRTQALTDRCSWFEKEDLNECEKTWLLLLKHISQDSHCTNWDTMPNFPEFLEKEQQERSLEHHEVSTVRIKDIQWVSFPSFHKEKCLNPKDLSSQQPTQSQNNEHKGQDQSSTAGKTCRGTSTDQVKTVSGADTKGVLELYVSPKSCKFPGHSSSAQPLALLQSPAEALSPQQHRTGTVQNSRADRKEKGEEKTQIQTHQGDLPVGEATEVPAEKPRLGSTQGAESREEKMENQSEASSALDSCPMCLMQFSGRSSNPASSVGCHFPCCWEAEQGDKGMATLISTQFWLFCPET from the exons ATGTGTGAGGAAGGAGCCGCCAAGCTGCGCCTGAAGCCCCGGACGGCGCCGTCCGCCCGTGGCCGGGACTGCAGCCCCGGCCCTGAGCCCCCGCCGCGGACCCA GGCATTGACTGACAGATGTTCCTGGTTTGAAAAGGAAGACTTAAATGAGTGTGAAAAAACCTGGCTTTTGCTACTGAAACACATCAGTCAAGATTCGCACTGCACAAACTGGGACACAATGCCCAACTTTCCAGAGTTCTTGGAAAAG GAACAACAGGAAAGGAGTCTGGAACACCATGAAGTCTCTACAGTCAGAATAAAAGACATTCAGTGGGTATCATTCCCAtcttttcacaaagaaaaatgtctgaacCCCAAGGATCTGAGCTCTCAGCAGCCAACACAGAGTCAGAACAATGAACATAAAGGACAGGACCAATCATCCACAGCTGGGAAAACCTGCAGGGGAACCAGTACAGATCAAGTCAAAACTGTGTCTGGGGCAGACACAAAAGGTGTTTTAGAGCTGTATGTGAGTCCCAAGTCATGTAAattccctgggcacagcagctcagcacagcccttggCCTTGCTACAAAGCCCTGCAGAAGCTCTGAGCCCTCAGCAGCACCGCACAGGGACTGTACAGAACAGTAGGgcagacaggaaagaaaagggtgAGGAAAAGACTCAAATCCAAACACATCAGGGGGATCTTCCAGTGGGGGAGGCCACAGAGGTGCCTGCTGAGAAGCCTCGGCTGGGGAGCACTCAGGGGGCTGAGAGCCGTGAGGAGAAGATGGAAAACCAGAGTGAAGCATCTTCAGCTCTTGACAGTTGTCCAATGTGTCTGATGCAGTTTAGTGGAAG GTCCTCTAACCCTGCAAGCTCTGTTGGGTGCCACTTTCCCTGTTGTTGGGAGGCTGAACAGGGAGACAAAGGAATGGCTACATTAATATCTACACAATTTTGGTTATTCTGTCCAGAGACTTAG